In Acanthochromis polyacanthus isolate Apoly-LR-REF ecotype Palm Island chromosome 15, KAUST_Apoly_ChrSc, whole genome shotgun sequence, a single genomic region encodes these proteins:
- the LOC110946537 gene encoding major histocompatibility complex class I-related gene protein-like, which yields MYGCEWDDETNEINGFNHFGYDGEDWISLDLKTWTWVAAKAQAVFTKHRWDNDQARMSFMKYYFTEHCPDWLKKYVKYGRSSLMRKDLPSVSVFQKTSSSLVSCLATGFYPNKADLFWRKDGEELHEDVDKGEVLPNHDGTFQMSVDLKISSVAPEDWEKYDCVFQLSGVKDVLVTKLDKRKIFPIEGSSRIHVAAVAAVAAVGVLGLLAVIAAVIRRRKHHGF from the exons ATGTACGGCTGTGAATGGGATGATGAGACAAATGAGATTAATGGGTTTAATCATTTTGGTTATGACGGAGAAGACTGGATATCATTGGACCTGAAGACATGGACGTGGGTTGCTGCAAAAGCACAGGCTGTCTTCACCAAACACAGATGGGACAATGACCAAGCTCGAATGTCATTCATGAAGTATTACTTCACCGAGCATTGTCCTGATTGGCTGAAGAAATATGTGAAGTATGGGAGGAGCTCTCTGATGAGGAAAG ATCTTCCATCAGTGTCTGTCTTCCAGAAGACTTCCTCCTCTCTGGTCAGCTGTCTCGCTACAGGTTTCTACCCCAACAAAGCCGACTTGTTCTGGAGGAAAGATGGGGAGGAGCTTCATGAGGATGTGGACAAAGGAGAGGTCCTCCCCAACCATGATGGAACCTTCCAGATGAGTGTTGACCTGAAGATTTCTTCTGTCGCTCCTGAAGACTGGGAGAAGTACGACTGTGTGTTTCAGCTGTCTGGTGTCAAAGACGTCCTTGTCACAAAACtggacaaaagaaaaatctttcCCATTGAAG GTTCTTCAAGGAtccatgttgctgctgttgctgctgttgctgctgttggtgttttAGGACTGTTGGCAGTCATTGCTGCAGTCATCcggagaagaaaacatcacg GTTTTTGA
- the LOC127537499 gene encoding uncharacterized protein LOC127537499, which yields MVAHRLPTSSNVRWNFHSRAINTVFEHREDLIQGLENIRDSGDFDASTIREAGAVAMLLEHQDFKFFLELFRHIMPHVDLLYAKLQKKNIDAVHIKVSIQQFEQDMENIRNSLHSMGEQRSGCPTAKRHSVQRIVKGLQKRSATPFWDTPRSFSFSDHLICATLLQGDRFEEHHGSFPEEALQRTLKAYPMLNGSKLKTELGVIYSKVEFRACCGALDLFQLFMENNLEVVFSETVNLLRILITTPMTTAEAERCFSTLKRVKPFLRNTMTQERLNALTMLSMEKRLVCEMTDFNQKVIDKLKERRAKFIFK from the exons ATGGTGGCCCATAGACTGCCAACATCCAGCAATGTCAGATGGAACTTTCACAGCCGAGCCATCAACACTGTGTTTGAGCACAGAGAGGATCTCATTCAGGGTTTGGAGAACATACGAGACTCAGGTGACTTTGATGCCAGTACCATCAGAGAGGCAGGAGCCGTGGCCATGCTGCTGGAACATCAGGACTTTAAGTTCTTTCTGGAACTTTTTCGCCACATCATGCCACATGTGGACCTGCTCTATGCCAAGCTCCAGAAGAAGAACATAGATGCAGTCCACATAAAAGTGAGCATCCAGCAGTTTGAACAGGACATGGAAAACATCAG AAATTCTCTCCATTCCATGGGTGAGCAAAGAAGTGGCTGTCCGACAGCAAAGAGGCACTCAGTTCAGAGGATCGTCAAAGGGTTGCAGAAGAG ATCTGCAACACCATTCTGGGACACACCAAGGAGCTTCTCCTTCAGCGACCATCTCATCTGTGCAACCTTGTTGCAGGGGGACAGGTTTGAAGAACATCACGGGTCATTTCCTGAAGAGGCACTGCAACGCACTTTGAAGGCCTACCCGATGCTGAATGGAAGCAAGCTGAAGACAGAACTCGGTGTCATCTACAGCAAAGTAGAGTTCAGAGCCTGCTGTGGTGCACTGGACCTATTCCAGCTGTTCATGGAGAACAATCTTGAAGTTGTCTTTTCAGAAACTGTCAATCTTTTAAGGATCCTGATCACCACACCCATGACCACAGCTGAAGCAGAGAGGTGTTTCTCAaccttgaaaagagtgaaaccTTTTCTCAGAAACACCATGACCCAGGAAAGGCTGAATGCCTTGACCATGCTCTCCATGGAAAAGAGACTtgtttgtgaaatgacagatttcaatCAGAAAGTCATTGATAAAttgaaggagaggagagcaaaATTTATCTTCaagtaa